One Hippoglossus stenolepis isolate QCI-W04-F060 chromosome 9, HSTE1.2, whole genome shotgun sequence genomic region harbors:
- the smarcad1a gene encoding SWI/SNF-related matrix-associated actin-dependent regulator of chromatin subfamily A containing DEAD/H box 1A isoform X1, which produces MSSYSSSSQTRITSYSSVVMRSHVSTQRTCISNELKKVLSEPKTSVTSSMKSKNPIRKPSVHTDKEENKLEEKTTRLKEMFPQLMREELLEVIGSTSTLEEAVDACFLKGSDNKAPEQDRKRKLDGSSSSQDSGEIQETKKRRMSEVSNEDDDENNEPSWEKQEAMVRRLQKKFPDQDKEELRMVLQEHDWDAEEALQVLQMFSDPDTNSSTPESEEKKSSKSNSKDKSSTDHKELRRHKDHRDSAKRNGNVNSKDHTIISETDGDSTDDTEASKDSEDESDPEDIKVSIPNTSRASTMNTWLQKSSHPVSSSSSVKKTTTSSSLKPSSSSSSSSSSSSSSTAQMLSRFASGTSIAKKRAAERKTKARASDERVSSEGENDDEEDTVSSEFENSDEELDAQGAMTEIKKEVLKFFREASRDELSLITGCSVKKALKIVELRPFNSWQSLVEVFHKANGLSESLLGGCRLVLKERKMVLGLMVNCKTISSNMVKQVTEVMEKGTGAMKQPRILNSQLRLKPYQLIGLKWLLLLHEHKLSGILADEMGLGKTIQAIAFLAQLYENGIEGPHLIVVPSSTLDNWVRELKLWCPRLKVLIYCGSVEDRRYLRHDILNNKSDFHVIVTTYNLAIGNDNDRSLFRKLSLEYAVFDEGHMLKNMSSLRYRHLMAINAQHRLLLTGTPLQNNLLELMSLLNFIMPSMFSSTTTQLTKMFSIKSHEEQSHFERDRTSQAKLIMKPFILRRVKSEVLKQLPAKEEKVESCSMSEKQQVLYEKLFQKLKASTPGEKRELCNVMMQLRKMANHPLLHRQYYTTEKLKAMSKLMLKEPTHFDADAALIQEDMEVMSDFELHRLCQRYSTISSYQLENNLLLDSGKFHYLKELLASLKNKGDRVVLFSQFTMMLDIVEVLLKHHKHRYVRLDGSTPIADRIVLIDEFNTDPEIFVFLLSTRAGGLGINLTSANVVILHDIDFNPYNDKQAEDRCHRVGQTRVVKVIRLISKGSIEDCILELGQKKLKLEQDMTAAEQGGEGFIPEDMASLLKASLGL; this is translated from the exons ATGTCATCCTACTCGTCAAGCTCCCAGACCAGAATCACATCATATAGCAGCGTCGTGATGAGGTCACACGTGTCAACACAGCGCACCTGCATTTCAA ATGAGCTTAAAAAGGTCCTCTCTGAACCAAAGACCAGCGTAACATCAAGTATGAAATCCAA GAATCCAATTAGGAAACCGTCAGTTCATACGGATAAAGAGGAGAATAAGCTCGAGGAAAAAACAACCAGGCTTAAAGAGATGTTTCCTCAGTTGATGAGGGAAGAGCTACTCGAG GTCATTGGGAGCACAAGCACATTGGAAGAGGCTGTAGATGCCTGCTTTTTAAAGGGCTCTGATAACAAAG ctccagaacaagacagaaagagaaagctGGATGGATCCAGCAGTTCTCAGGACAGTGGTGAGATTCAAGAGACCAAGAAGAGGAGAATGTCAGAG gtctCTAATGAAGATGACGATGAAAATAATGAGCCAAGCTGGGAGAAGCAGGAAGCCATGGTGAGAAGACTGCAGAAAAAGTTTCCTGACCAGGACAAGGag GAGCTGCGGATGGTGCTGCAGGAACACGACTGGGATGCCGAGGAGGCTCTGCAGGTTCTTCAGATGTTCTCAGACCCAG ATACCAACTCCAGCACACCTGagtcagaagaaaagaaatccagCAAATCAAATAGTAAAGACAAGTCAAGCACGGACCACAAAGAGTTGAGGCGCCACAAAGATCACAGAGACAGTGCAAAGAGGAATGGTAATGTGAACTCTAAAGATCACACAATTATCAGTGAAACAGATGGAGACAGTACAGATGATACAGAAGCGTCAAAAGACAGTGAAGACGAATCAGACCCAGAAGACATTAAAGTTTCCATACCCAACACAAGTAGAGCTTCCACTATGAACACGTGGCTACAAAAAAGCTCCCACCCAGTGtcttcgtcctcctctgtcAAGAAAACAACTACCTCTTCGTCCCTAAagccatcctcctcctcctcttcttcctcctcctcctcctcgtcgtccaCTGCCCAGATGCTGTCCAGATTTGCCAGTGGCACGAGTATAGCGAAGAAACgggcagcagagagaaagacaaaggcGCGTGCCTCTGATGAACGTGTCAGTTCTGAGGGGGAAAATGACGATGAAGAGGACACAGTTAGCAGCGAGTTCGAGAACTCTGATGAGGAGCTCGACGCTCAAGGTGCCATGACGGAAATAAAGAAGGAGGTGCTCAAGTTTTTCCGGGAGGCATCAAGAGATGAGCTGTCGCTGATCACCGGCTGTTCTGTTAAAAAGGCCCTGAAAATTGTGGAGCTGAGACCCTTCAATAGCTGGCAAAGCCTG GTCGAAGTCTTTCACAAGGCCAATGGACTGTCGGAGAGTTTACTCGGCGGCTGCAGACTTGTCCTCAAGGAGCGGAAGATGGTGTTGGGGCTCATGGTCAACTGTAAGACTATTTCCTCAAATATGGTCAAACAAGTGACTGAAGTGATGGAGAAGGGCACAGGGGCCATGAAACAGCCCAGAATACTCAACAGCCA GTTACGGCTGAAGCCATATCAGCTGATTGGTCTGAAgtggctgctgctcctgcatgAGCACAAGCTCAGCGGTATCCTGGCTGATGAAATG GGTTTGGGGAAAACTATCCAAGCCATAGCGTTTCTGGCCCAGCTATACGAGAATGGAATAGAGGGTCCTCATCTCATCGTTGTGCCGTCCTCTACGCTCG ATAACTGGGTCAGAGAGCTGAAGCTGTGGTGCCCACGCCTCAAAGTTCTAATCTATTGCG GATCTGTGGAGGACCGCCGCTACCTCAGACACGACATCCTCAATAACAAGTCTGATTTCCATGTCATAGTGACCAC ATACAATTTGGCGATAGGAAACGATAACGACCGCAGCCTTTTCCGCAAGCTGAGTCTGGAGTATGCTGTGTTTGATGAAGGTCACATGCTGAAGAACATGAGCAGCTTGCGCTACCGCCACCTCATGGCTATTAAT GCACAGCATCGTTTGCTGCTGACAGGAACTCCTTTACAGAACAACCTCTTAGAGTTGATGTCTCTCCTCAACTTCATCATGCCTTCTATGTTCTCCAGCACCACGACACAGCTCACCaaaatgttttctatt AAATCCCACGAGGAGCAGAGCCATTTTGAAAGGGATCGTACTTCTCAGGCCAAACTCATCATGAAACCGTTTATCCTCCGAAGGGTCAAGAGTGAG gttTTAAAGCAGCTGCCAGcgaaggaggagaaggtggagtcCTGCTCGATGAGTGAGAAGCAGCAGGTGCTGTACGAGAAACTCTTTCAAAAACTCAAGGCCTCCACCCCTGGCGAGA AGCGGGAGCTGTGTAATGTGATGATGCAGTTGAGGAAGATGGCCAACCACCCACTGCTCCACAGACAGTACTACACCACAGAGAAGCTCAAAGCCATGAGCAAACTCATGCTCAAG GAGCCAACTCACTTTGATGCAGATGCAGCTCTGATCCAGGAGGACATGGAGGTGATGTCAGACTTTGAGCTGCATCGTCTGTGCCAGCGATACTCCACCATCAGCTCCTACCAGCTTGAAAACAATCTCCTGCTTGACTCTGGGAAGTTCCACTACCTCAAAGAGCTTCTGGCCTCTCTAAAAAACAAG GGCGACAGAGTGGTATTATTCAGTCAGTTCACCATGATGCTGGACATCGTGGAAGTGCTGCTGAAACATCACAAGCATCGTTACGTCCGACTGGATGGATCTACACCCATAGCCGACAG GATTGTGTTGATTGATGAGTTCAACACGGACcctgaaatatttgtgttcCTGTTGTCAACTCGTGCTGGAGGCCTGGGCATCAACCTCACGTCAGCTAATGTCGTGATTCTACATGACATCGACTTCAACCCCTACAATGACAAACAGGCAGAGGACAGGTGTCACCGTGTGGGACAGACCAG GGTTGTGAAGGTGATTAGGCTGATCAGTAAGGGCAGCATAGAGGACTGCATTCTGGAGCTGGGACAGAAGAAACTAAAGCTGGAGCAGGACATGACTGCTGCTGAGCAGG GTGGTGAGGGATTCATACCGGAAGATATGGCATCTTTACTCAAAGCTTCACTGGGACTGTGA
- the smarcad1a gene encoding SWI/SNF-related matrix-associated actin-dependent regulator of chromatin subfamily A containing DEAD/H box 1A isoform X2 — protein sequence MSLFNLDRFRFDKKAQDSGSNSPESEKENKPDELKKVLSEPKTSVTSSMKSKNPIRKPSVHTDKEENKLEEKTTRLKEMFPQLMREELLEVIGSTSTLEEAVDACFLKGSDNKAPEQDRKRKLDGSSSSQDSGEIQETKKRRMSEVSNEDDDENNEPSWEKQEAMVRRLQKKFPDQDKEELRMVLQEHDWDAEEALQVLQMFSDPDTNSSTPESEEKKSSKSNSKDKSSTDHKELRRHKDHRDSAKRNGNVNSKDHTIISETDGDSTDDTEASKDSEDESDPEDIKVSIPNTSRASTMNTWLQKSSHPVSSSSSVKKTTTSSSLKPSSSSSSSSSSSSSSTAQMLSRFASGTSIAKKRAAERKTKARASDERVSSEGENDDEEDTVSSEFENSDEELDAQGAMTEIKKEVLKFFREASRDELSLITGCSVKKALKIVELRPFNSWQSLVEVFHKANGLSESLLGGCRLVLKERKMVLGLMVNCKTISSNMVKQVTEVMEKGTGAMKQPRILNSQLRLKPYQLIGLKWLLLLHEHKLSGILADEMGLGKTIQAIAFLAQLYENGIEGPHLIVVPSSTLDNWVRELKLWCPRLKVLIYCGSVEDRRYLRHDILNNKSDFHVIVTTYNLAIGNDNDRSLFRKLSLEYAVFDEGHMLKNMSSLRYRHLMAINAQHRLLLTGTPLQNNLLELMSLLNFIMPSMFSSTTTQLTKMFSIKSHEEQSHFERDRTSQAKLIMKPFILRRVKSEVLKQLPAKEEKVESCSMSEKQQVLYEKLFQKLKASTPGEKRELCNVMMQLRKMANHPLLHRQYYTTEKLKAMSKLMLKEPTHFDADAALIQEDMEVMSDFELHRLCQRYSTISSYQLENNLLLDSGKFHYLKELLASLKNKGDRVVLFSQFTMMLDIVEVLLKHHKHRYVRLDGSTPIADRIVLIDEFNTDPEIFVFLLSTRAGGLGINLTSANVVILHDIDFNPYNDKQAEDRCHRVGQTRVVKVIRLISKGSIEDCILELGQKKLKLEQDMTAAEQGGEGFIPEDMASLLKASLGL from the exons ATGAGCTTGTTCAATTTGGACCGTTTTCGTTTCGACAAGAAGGCGCAGGACAGCGGCTCCAACAGTCCCGAGTCGGAGAAGGAGAATAAGCCAG ATGAGCTTAAAAAGGTCCTCTCTGAACCAAAGACCAGCGTAACATCAAGTATGAAATCCAA GAATCCAATTAGGAAACCGTCAGTTCATACGGATAAAGAGGAGAATAAGCTCGAGGAAAAAACAACCAGGCTTAAAGAGATGTTTCCTCAGTTGATGAGGGAAGAGCTACTCGAG GTCATTGGGAGCACAAGCACATTGGAAGAGGCTGTAGATGCCTGCTTTTTAAAGGGCTCTGATAACAAAG ctccagaacaagacagaaagagaaagctGGATGGATCCAGCAGTTCTCAGGACAGTGGTGAGATTCAAGAGACCAAGAAGAGGAGAATGTCAGAG gtctCTAATGAAGATGACGATGAAAATAATGAGCCAAGCTGGGAGAAGCAGGAAGCCATGGTGAGAAGACTGCAGAAAAAGTTTCCTGACCAGGACAAGGag GAGCTGCGGATGGTGCTGCAGGAACACGACTGGGATGCCGAGGAGGCTCTGCAGGTTCTTCAGATGTTCTCAGACCCAG ATACCAACTCCAGCACACCTGagtcagaagaaaagaaatccagCAAATCAAATAGTAAAGACAAGTCAAGCACGGACCACAAAGAGTTGAGGCGCCACAAAGATCACAGAGACAGTGCAAAGAGGAATGGTAATGTGAACTCTAAAGATCACACAATTATCAGTGAAACAGATGGAGACAGTACAGATGATACAGAAGCGTCAAAAGACAGTGAAGACGAATCAGACCCAGAAGACATTAAAGTTTCCATACCCAACACAAGTAGAGCTTCCACTATGAACACGTGGCTACAAAAAAGCTCCCACCCAGTGtcttcgtcctcctctgtcAAGAAAACAACTACCTCTTCGTCCCTAAagccatcctcctcctcctcttcttcctcctcctcctcctcgtcgtccaCTGCCCAGATGCTGTCCAGATTTGCCAGTGGCACGAGTATAGCGAAGAAACgggcagcagagagaaagacaaaggcGCGTGCCTCTGATGAACGTGTCAGTTCTGAGGGGGAAAATGACGATGAAGAGGACACAGTTAGCAGCGAGTTCGAGAACTCTGATGAGGAGCTCGACGCTCAAGGTGCCATGACGGAAATAAAGAAGGAGGTGCTCAAGTTTTTCCGGGAGGCATCAAGAGATGAGCTGTCGCTGATCACCGGCTGTTCTGTTAAAAAGGCCCTGAAAATTGTGGAGCTGAGACCCTTCAATAGCTGGCAAAGCCTG GTCGAAGTCTTTCACAAGGCCAATGGACTGTCGGAGAGTTTACTCGGCGGCTGCAGACTTGTCCTCAAGGAGCGGAAGATGGTGTTGGGGCTCATGGTCAACTGTAAGACTATTTCCTCAAATATGGTCAAACAAGTGACTGAAGTGATGGAGAAGGGCACAGGGGCCATGAAACAGCCCAGAATACTCAACAGCCA GTTACGGCTGAAGCCATATCAGCTGATTGGTCTGAAgtggctgctgctcctgcatgAGCACAAGCTCAGCGGTATCCTGGCTGATGAAATG GGTTTGGGGAAAACTATCCAAGCCATAGCGTTTCTGGCCCAGCTATACGAGAATGGAATAGAGGGTCCTCATCTCATCGTTGTGCCGTCCTCTACGCTCG ATAACTGGGTCAGAGAGCTGAAGCTGTGGTGCCCACGCCTCAAAGTTCTAATCTATTGCG GATCTGTGGAGGACCGCCGCTACCTCAGACACGACATCCTCAATAACAAGTCTGATTTCCATGTCATAGTGACCAC ATACAATTTGGCGATAGGAAACGATAACGACCGCAGCCTTTTCCGCAAGCTGAGTCTGGAGTATGCTGTGTTTGATGAAGGTCACATGCTGAAGAACATGAGCAGCTTGCGCTACCGCCACCTCATGGCTATTAAT GCACAGCATCGTTTGCTGCTGACAGGAACTCCTTTACAGAACAACCTCTTAGAGTTGATGTCTCTCCTCAACTTCATCATGCCTTCTATGTTCTCCAGCACCACGACACAGCTCACCaaaatgttttctatt AAATCCCACGAGGAGCAGAGCCATTTTGAAAGGGATCGTACTTCTCAGGCCAAACTCATCATGAAACCGTTTATCCTCCGAAGGGTCAAGAGTGAG gttTTAAAGCAGCTGCCAGcgaaggaggagaaggtggagtcCTGCTCGATGAGTGAGAAGCAGCAGGTGCTGTACGAGAAACTCTTTCAAAAACTCAAGGCCTCCACCCCTGGCGAGA AGCGGGAGCTGTGTAATGTGATGATGCAGTTGAGGAAGATGGCCAACCACCCACTGCTCCACAGACAGTACTACACCACAGAGAAGCTCAAAGCCATGAGCAAACTCATGCTCAAG GAGCCAACTCACTTTGATGCAGATGCAGCTCTGATCCAGGAGGACATGGAGGTGATGTCAGACTTTGAGCTGCATCGTCTGTGCCAGCGATACTCCACCATCAGCTCCTACCAGCTTGAAAACAATCTCCTGCTTGACTCTGGGAAGTTCCACTACCTCAAAGAGCTTCTGGCCTCTCTAAAAAACAAG GGCGACAGAGTGGTATTATTCAGTCAGTTCACCATGATGCTGGACATCGTGGAAGTGCTGCTGAAACATCACAAGCATCGTTACGTCCGACTGGATGGATCTACACCCATAGCCGACAG GATTGTGTTGATTGATGAGTTCAACACGGACcctgaaatatttgtgttcCTGTTGTCAACTCGTGCTGGAGGCCTGGGCATCAACCTCACGTCAGCTAATGTCGTGATTCTACATGACATCGACTTCAACCCCTACAATGACAAACAGGCAGAGGACAGGTGTCACCGTGTGGGACAGACCAG GGTTGTGAAGGTGATTAGGCTGATCAGTAAGGGCAGCATAGAGGACTGCATTCTGGAGCTGGGACAGAAGAAACTAAAGCTGGAGCAGGACATGACTGCTGCTGAGCAGG GTGGTGAGGGATTCATACCGGAAGATATGGCATCTTTACTCAAAGCTTCACTGGGACTGTGA